CGGTGAAGATGGACGGACAGCAGACAATCCATTACAAGTCGGCCTCGCACGGATCTTCTTGTAGACCAAAAAATGGGGAAGTGCCTCCTAAGGTGTGTAATAAGACCACATTCGTGTCAGGGGTGCATCCCGCGAGGCCGAAGCCAATACCCAACCAAAATACCCCCTTGACAGTTAAAAAGCAAGAATCATATGATTAAAGAGGAACTCAAATGTTGAGCCGATGTAGATGGGGGCGCGAAAATGATACTTCATGTACAGTATCAAGATGACCATTACGATTATGTGGGTCCTGGTATTCTTGAGAAGCTGCTCAAAGACGAGTATGTGAGACGGTTCTATCGTCCATCCGAGAAAAGATGGGTAGACATTGTCCACGATCCCATTCGCGGGATCGGCGGTGATTATGGTGGACCGGAGAGAAGGAAGAATCCTCCAGGCGCCCGGGTGCGCACTTCGTCGATTACCGTATAAGTGAGTCTTTCAATAAACCGGCTCAGGCCATTCGTAATCATTGTAGTGCTTCTCATGTCCACGCAAGGCTATGCCGTCTCCTCTCACTATGTCGTTCTCCTTCACGGTTTGGCAAGAACAAGTGGTTCCATGCAGGGACTGGAAGAATATCTGTTAAGGCAAGGTTATCAAGTACTGAACATCGACTATCCTTCGAGAAAATATGGGATATCCAAACTGGCTCGCTTAATCAGGGATGAAATCATATTGAAAACAGCCGGCGCTGAAAAGGTTGATTTCATTACTCATTCCATGGGAGGGATTATTCTGCGTTATATCCAAAAAAACTATCCTCTCCCCAATTTGGGACGCGTTGTTATGCTGAGCCCTCCTAACCATGGAAGTGAAGTGGTAGATAAACTCGGGAGTTTGTGGATTTTTGGATATATAAATGGCCCCGCAGGAAGAGAGCTGGCTACAAATAAAGATGGCATTACTCAGACGTTGGGAAAAGTGAATTTCGAGTTAGGGGTAATTACAGGGGACAGGAGCATAAACTGGATCAATTCCCTGATGATTCCGGGAAAAGATGACGGGAAAGTATCAGTTGAGAGTGCAAAAATTGATGGCATGACCGATTTTCTTGTTGTTCATGTGTCTCATCCGTTCATAATGAACGATCGAACGGTAATGGCCCAATGTCTTTACTTCCTACAAAATGGAAAGTTTCAGCGATAATCTTTGCCCAGGAATCCGATTCTTGGTTAGTAGATCGGGTTCGCATTTTTTTACTGAAAAATAAGGGTTGCTCGCCGTGCGACAAAAATACCCCCGACACTTAATAATATTTGACACACAGGAGTACAGAAGGCCTCGATTATTGATTGACCGATTATTTTCTTGATTTTTGCCCACCCTTCAAAGATAATAAGCTAGTTATTGGGGACATCAGTAATCTTTAATAAGTACGGAAATCACTGAGGCATAAGTAGAGGCCGCAGAACGCTGGCAGGCGTCATGTTTAAGCCCGGCCCACTGAGCAACCGGGGTTCTATGAGAATGCTCGCACATCCGTACATGGACGGCATCGGGCATCAGATATGGAACAAAGGTGACGAATGTGGGTAAGGCAATACTCATTTAAGGAGGTTCGTCAGAAATGAAATCCGTAAAAGCAGTGCAATCATTCATGCTCGCAGTGACCATTCTCCTGGCAACAAGCAGTATCGGGGCGGCTTTACAGACCTGGGAGCTCCAGGCAACGGCGATCAACAAATATGGTTCTTCTTTCGTACCACCACCTTTTGCGAGTCCCGGAGCCA
This sequence is a window from Syntrophorhabdaceae bacterium. Protein-coding genes within it:
- a CDS encoding alpha/beta fold hydrolase encodes the protein MSTQGYAVSSHYVVLLHGLARTSGSMQGLEEYLLRQGYQVLNIDYPSRKYGISKLARLIRDEIILKTAGAEKVDFITHSMGGIILRYIQKNYPLPNLGRVVMLSPPNHGSEVVDKLGSLWIFGYINGPAGRELATNKDGITQTLGKVNFELGVITGDRSINWINSLMIPGKDDGKVSVESAKIDGMTDFLVVHVSHPFIMNDRTVMAQCLYFLQNGKFQR